Proteins co-encoded in one bacterium genomic window:
- a CDS encoding site-specific DNA-methyltransferase: protein MAKGSKTSSFGTTSRIGHDSSIYYSSRLYEEQAESSNGYAEPSIDNSFPVEHENTVIQGTAEYMSDLPDNCLHLMVTSPPYNASKEYDEDLSLFEYLALLERVFKETYRVLVWGGRACVNIANLGRRPYIPLSDYVSKMMIDIGFKMRGEIIWNKAAGAGVSMAWGSFRSASNPVLRDVHEYILVFSKGDFARKKPAGSESTISKEQFIEWTKSIWTMNPESAKKIGHPAPFPTELPYRLIQLYTFSGDIVLDPFMGSGTTAIAAIQSRRKYVGYEIDPEYVKLANARIEPYKNQLKLDFMAHQP, encoded by the coding sequence ATGGCTAAAGGATCGAAAACCAGCAGTTTCGGAACGACGTCGCGCATTGGGCACGACTCCTCAATCTATTACAGTTCGCGCCTTTATGAAGAGCAAGCGGAATCCTCGAATGGTTACGCAGAACCCTCAATTGACAATTCTTTTCCCGTTGAGCATGAAAACACGGTAATCCAAGGTACCGCAGAATACATGTCGGACCTGCCTGACAATTGCCTTCACTTGATGGTAACATCGCCGCCGTACAACGCTTCAAAGGAATATGACGAAGACCTGTCCCTTTTCGAATACCTTGCTTTGCTTGAGCGCGTGTTCAAAGAGACCTATCGCGTACTTGTCTGGGGCGGGCGTGCGTGCGTGAATATTGCCAATCTTGGAAGGCGCCCTTACATTCCGCTTTCCGATTACGTATCAAAAATGATGATAGATATCGGATTCAAAATGCGCGGCGAAATCATATGGAACAAAGCCGCGGGGGCAGGCGTGTCAATGGCATGGGGCAGCTTTAGATCTGCCTCCAATCCGGTCCTACGAGACGTTCACGAATACATCTTGGTCTTTTCAAAAGGCGACTTCGCGCGTAAAAAGCCTGCAGGCAGCGAAAGCACAATCTCAAAAGAGCAATTTATTGAATGGACTAAGTCCATTTGGACAATGAACCCGGAATCGGCAAAGAAGATTGGTCATCCCGCTCCATTCCCTACTGAGCTTCCTTATCGCTTAATTCAGCTTTACACTTTCAGCGGAGATATCGTGCTTGATCCTTTTATGGGGAGCGGAACAACTGCGATTGCAGCTATTCAGTCCCGACGAAAATACGTCGGATATGAAATCGACCCTGAATATGTCAAACTGGCTAACGCGCGGATTGAGCCATACAAAAACCAACTGAAATTGGATTTCATGGCGCATCAGCCATAG